A single Oncorhynchus tshawytscha isolate Ot180627B linkage group LG01, Otsh_v2.0, whole genome shotgun sequence DNA region contains:
- the ccar1 gene encoding cell division cycle and apoptosis regulator protein 1 isoform X1 has translation MAQFGGQKNPPWAAQFTATGVSQPSHSGQSLDLNSLHSLGVQQPSLLGASPSMYSQQSALSAASLNSQSSASNYQLSQQTAALQQQAAAAAAAALQQSQINSALQQYQQQQQQQQQQQQQQQQQQQQQQQQQQQQQQQQQPPPQQPPPQQLYNVPHQQHQQHTDSYGQHQQHTDSYGQHQQHTDLYGLPQPQQALLSQNWSGENKFPPPVALPTSLSLSNPQQTAQITVSYPTPRSSHQQQSQQQSQPQKQRVFTGVVNKLHDTFGFVDEDVFFQLSAVKGKTPQVGDRVLVEAVYNPNMPFKWNAQRIQTLPQLANQSLQQQPQSLPPVPPQLSSFYADQGMQQRYSDMHSVGMDNRQNSQPPGPNMMKPGPNMLQSLPPPTNFNVQAQGPPPPLLQAQLSAASLAPLLHNPPPPLLSQPPPKDVFSGGLLQPPVRMMPQPVRRLDPSPRFPNRIDRPELILRTKDERSRERDRERRRSRERSPIRKRSRDRSPRRDRSPRRPRRVVPRYTVQFSKFSLDGSNCDMMELRRRYQSLYIPSDFFDAVFTWVDGFPLQRPFQFGNYCNFHIMHKEVDSLVKNTAVLDPPDANHTYSAKVMLLANPSLEELYHKSCALAEDPQELRDSFQHPARLIKFLVGMRGKDEAMAIGGHWSPSLDGAEPEKDPAVLIKTAIRCCKALTGIDLSLCTQWYRFAEIRYHRPEETHKGRTVPAHVETVVLFLPDVWHCLPTRSEWEGLSRGLREQLAEKLSAERKEADGEQEEEEKDEEDSKEVTTPTHWTKLDPKSMKVNDLRKELESRSLSSKGLKSQLIARLTKQLKVEEQVEEAKEPEKPESQVPEEEEPQHMEEDREEEERKKQEELERQRREKRYVLPDEPTIIVHPNWAAKNGKFDCSVMSLSVLLDYRVEDNKEHSFEVSLFAELFNEMLQRDFGYRIFKALASVPCKDDKKDKKDKAKKEAEKKEAEKKSDVKKVKEEENGEPVTKKAKEEEPEKKEEGEKEEEKVLKEDSIDAEEKEEEDESSNTNAEEYDPLEAEDADDDDEDDKDDEDSNGRDRRDDRSSRDDRKSKERSSKDKEKKQMVTYNKDLLMAFVYFDQSHCGYLLEKDLEDIMYTLGLHLSRAQVKKLLNKPVVRESCYYRKLTDAAKDESAPSFSEPLLDNLLGNRALLPMLVSRGQAAPVEASESGGGSSLIVYNGAMVDVGSIMQKLDKSEKAREEIEQKLMVQDSKMAEDTKQILQLVSANRALSKDLEEVKGTLGQTENNFRATVEEKTVYHDQLSRTLNNLGNTIKELQGVLKKEVPSEAAADQKSQTTNGSDE, from the exons CTCTAGGTGTGCAGCAGCCATCTCTCCTGGGTGcgtctccctctatgtactcccAGCAATCGGCCCTGTCTGCAGCCTCCCTCAACTCCCAGTCGTCCGCCTCCAACTACCAGCTATCCCAACAGACTGCAGCCCTGCAGCAGCAAGCCGCAGCTGCCGCCGCTGCAGCACTGCAACAG TCTCAAATCAACTCGGCCTTGCAGCAGtatcagcagcagcaacagcagcagcagcaacaacagcagcagcagcaacagcagcagcagcaacaacagcagcagcaacaacagcagcagcagcaacaacagcctCCTCCTCAGCAGCCGCCTCCTCAGCAGCTCTACAATGTACCCCATCAG CAACATCAACAACATACAGACTCATACGGG CAACATCAACAACATACAGACTCATATGGG CAACATCAACAGCATACAGACTTATACGGG CTCCCCCAGCCCCAGCAAGCACTGCTTTCACAG AACTGGAGTGGTGAAAACAAATTCCCG CCCCCCGTGGCTCTCCCCACCAGCCTCTCTCTGTCCAACCCCCAGCAGACAGCCCAGATCACCGTGTCCTACCCCACGCCTCGCTCCAGCCACCAGCAGCAGAGCCAGCAGCAGAGCCAGCCCCAGAAACAGCGCGTCTTCACCGGCGTTGTCAACAAGCTGCATGACACATTCGGCTTTGTGGATGAGGACGTCTTCTTTCAGCTCAG TGCGGTGAAGGGGAAGACCCCCCAGGTGGGTGACAGGGTCCTAGTGGAGGCCGTGTACAACCCCAACATGCCTTTCAAATGGAACGCCCAGCGCATTCAGACCTTACCTCAGCTGGCCAACCAATCG CTTCAGCAGCAGCCCCAGTCCTTACCTCCAGTTCCCCCACAGCTGAGCAGCTTCTATGCTGACCAGGGGATGCAGCAGCGCTACTCAGACATGCACTCCGTCGGCATGGACAACAGACAAAAT AGCCAGCCTCCAGGCCCTAATATGATGAAGCCGGGTCCCAACATGCTCCAGTCTCTGCCTCCCCCCACCAATTTCAATGTACAGGCCCAgggtccccctcctcccctgctccAGGCCCAGCTCTCTGCTGCCTCCTTGGCCCCGCTCCTCCATAACCCCCCTCCGCCCCTGCTATCACAGCCACCACCCAAAG ATGTGTTCTCAGGTGGTCTGCTTCAGCCCCCAGTGAGGATGATGCCTCAGCCTGTCCGGCGTCTGGACCCCTCCCCCCGCTTCCCCAACCGTATCGACCGCCCTGAACTCATCCTCAGGACCAAAGATGAACGCAGTCGTGAAAGAGACCGTGAGCGCAGGAGGTCCAGAGAGCGCTCTCCCATACGTAAACGCTCCAGAGACCGTTCTCCGAGACGTGATCGCTCCCCTCGCCGCCCTCGCAGGGTGGTGCCTCGCTACACCGTCCAGTTCTCCAAGTTCAGCCTGGACGG TTCTAACTGTGACATGATGGAGCTGAGGAGGCGCTATCAGAGCCTGTACATCCCCAGTGACTTCTTTGATGCTGTGTTCACCTGGGTGGATGGCTTCCCCCTGCAACGGCCCTTCCAGTTCGGCAACTACTGTAACTTCCACATCATGCACAAGGAGGTAGACTCTCTGGTCAAGAACACTGCAGTGCTGGACCCTCCCGATGCCAACCACACATACAGTGCTAAG GTGATGTTGCTGGCCAATCCCAGTCTAGAAGAGCTCTACCATAAGTCCTGTGCTCTGGCTGAGGACCCTCAAGAACTCAGAGACTCCTTCCAGCACCCCGCCCGCCTCATCAAG TTCCTGGTGGGGATGCGGGGTAAGGACGAGGCCATGGCCATCGGGGGCCACTGGTCCCCCTCCCTGGATGGAGCGGAGCCTGAGAAGGACCCGGCCGTGCTCATAAAGACAGCCATACGCTGTTGTAAGGCCCTCACAGGCATAGACCTGAGTCTCTGCACTCAGTG GTATCGTTTTGCAGAGATTCGCTATCATCGCCCTGAGGAGACTCACAAGGGGCGGACAGTGCCCGCACATGTGGAGACAGTGGTTTTGTTTCTTCCGGATGTTTGGCATTGTCTTCCTACCCGCTCAGAGTGGGAAGGGCTGTCGCGGGGACTTCGGGAGCAGCTGGCTGAGAAGCTGTCCGCGGAGCGGAAGGAGGCTGACGGAGAACAG gaggaagaggagaaggatgaAGAAGATTCGAAGGAGGTGACCACCCCGACACACTGGACTAAGCTTGATCCGAAATCAATGAAG GTGAATGACCTGCGCAAAGAGCTAGAGTCACGCTCCCTGAGCTCTAAGGGGTTAAAGTCCCAGCTGATCGCACGCCTCACCAAGCAGTTGAAAGTGGAGGAGCAGGTAGAGGAGGCCAAGGAGCCTGAGAAACCAGAGAGCCAGGTCCCTGAGGAGGAGGAGCCTCAACacatggaggaagacagagag gaggaagagaggaagaagcagGAGGAGTTGGAGCGCCAGCGCAGAGAGAAGCGCTACGTCCTGCCAGACGAGCCCACTATCATAGTTCACCCCAACTGGGCGGCCAAGAACGGCAAGTTTGACTGCAGCGTCATGTCTCTGAGCGTGCTACTGGACTACAGGGTGGAGGACAACAAGGAACACTCCTTCGAG gttTCTCTGTTTGCGGAGCTGTTTAACGAGATGCTACAGAGAGACTTTGGCTACAGGATTTTCAAGGCCCTGGCCTCTGTGCCTTGCAAGGATGACAAGAAAGACAAGAAGGATAAAGCCAAGAAGGAGGCAGAAAAGAAGGAGGCAGAGAAGAAATCAGATGTGAAGAaagtgaaagaagaggagaatggagagCCGGTGACAAAGAAGGCAAAAGAGGAGGAACCGGAGAAGAAG GAGGAGggtgagaaggaggaggagaaagtgcTGAAGGAGGATTCTATAGATgcggaagagaaggaggaggaggatgagagcagCAACACTAATGCTGAGGAGTACGACCCTCTGGAGGCCGAAGATGCTGATGACGATGACGAAGATG ATAAAGACGATGAGGACTCTAACGGCAGGGACAGGAGAGATGACCGCAGCAGCAGAGATGACAGGAAGTCCAAAGAGCGGTCCTCTAAAGACAAGGAGAAGAAGCAGATGGTGACCTACAACAAGGACCTGCTTATGGCCTTTgtctactttgaccagagccactgTGGCTACCTGCTGGAGAAAGACCTGGAGGACATCATGTACACACTGGGGTTACATCTGTCTAGAGCCcag GTAAAGAAGTTGTTGAACAAGCCGGTGGTGAGAGAGTCGTGTTACTACCGTAAACTGACGGACGCAGCTAAAGATGAGTCTGCTCCTTCCTTCAGTGAACCCCTGCTAGACAACCTGCTAG gtAACCGTGCCTTGCTGCCCATGCTTGTGTCTCGTGGCCAGGCAGCGCCAGTGGAGGCTAGTGAGTCTGGAGGCGGCAGCAGTCTAATAGTGTATAATGGAGCCATGGTGGACGTGGGCAGCATCATGCAGAAACTGGACAAGAGTGAGAAGGCCAGGGAGGAGATTGAGCAGAAACTCATGGTGCAGGACTCCAAGATGG CCGAGGACACCAAGCAAATCCTCCAGCTGGTATCAGCTAACCGAGCCCTGTCTAAAGATCTGGAAGAGGTGAAGGGAACTCTGGGCCAGACGGAGAACAACTTCAGAGCTACGGTGGAAGAGAAGACTGTCTACCACGACCAGCTCAGCAGGACACTCAACAACCTGGGCAACACCATTAAGGAACTTCAGGGAGTCCTCAAAAAG GAGGTTCCTTCAGAAGCCGCAGCTGACCAAAAATCCCAAACAACTAATGGTTCAGACGAATGA
- the ccar1 gene encoding cell division cycle and apoptosis regulator protein 1 isoform X2 — MAQFGGQKNPPWAAQFTATGVSQPSHSGQSLDLNSLHSLGVQQPSLLGASPSMYSQQSALSAASLNSQSSASNYQLSQQTAALQQQAAAAAAAALQQSQINSALQQYQQQQQQQQQQQQQQQQQQQQQQQQQQQQQQQQQPPPQQPPPQQLYNVPHQQHQQHTDSYGQHQQHTDLYGLPQPQQALLSQNWSGENKFPPPVALPTSLSLSNPQQTAQITVSYPTPRSSHQQQSQQQSQPQKQRVFTGVVNKLHDTFGFVDEDVFFQLSAVKGKTPQVGDRVLVEAVYNPNMPFKWNAQRIQTLPQLANQSLQQQPQSLPPVPPQLSSFYADQGMQQRYSDMHSVGMDNRQNSQPPGPNMMKPGPNMLQSLPPPTNFNVQAQGPPPPLLQAQLSAASLAPLLHNPPPPLLSQPPPKDVFSGGLLQPPVRMMPQPVRRLDPSPRFPNRIDRPELILRTKDERSRERDRERRRSRERSPIRKRSRDRSPRRDRSPRRPRRVVPRYTVQFSKFSLDGSNCDMMELRRRYQSLYIPSDFFDAVFTWVDGFPLQRPFQFGNYCNFHIMHKEVDSLVKNTAVLDPPDANHTYSAKVMLLANPSLEELYHKSCALAEDPQELRDSFQHPARLIKFLVGMRGKDEAMAIGGHWSPSLDGAEPEKDPAVLIKTAIRCCKALTGIDLSLCTQWYRFAEIRYHRPEETHKGRTVPAHVETVVLFLPDVWHCLPTRSEWEGLSRGLREQLAEKLSAERKEADGEQEEEEKDEEDSKEVTTPTHWTKLDPKSMKVNDLRKELESRSLSSKGLKSQLIARLTKQLKVEEQVEEAKEPEKPESQVPEEEEPQHMEEDREEEERKKQEELERQRREKRYVLPDEPTIIVHPNWAAKNGKFDCSVMSLSVLLDYRVEDNKEHSFEVSLFAELFNEMLQRDFGYRIFKALASVPCKDDKKDKKDKAKKEAEKKEAEKKSDVKKVKEEENGEPVTKKAKEEEPEKKEEGEKEEEKVLKEDSIDAEEKEEEDESSNTNAEEYDPLEAEDADDDDEDDKDDEDSNGRDRRDDRSSRDDRKSKERSSKDKEKKQMVTYNKDLLMAFVYFDQSHCGYLLEKDLEDIMYTLGLHLSRAQVKKLLNKPVVRESCYYRKLTDAAKDESAPSFSEPLLDNLLGNRALLPMLVSRGQAAPVEASESGGGSSLIVYNGAMVDVGSIMQKLDKSEKAREEIEQKLMVQDSKMAEDTKQILQLVSANRALSKDLEEVKGTLGQTENNFRATVEEKTVYHDQLSRTLNNLGNTIKELQGVLKKEVPSEAAADQKSQTTNGSDE; from the exons CTCTAGGTGTGCAGCAGCCATCTCTCCTGGGTGcgtctccctctatgtactcccAGCAATCGGCCCTGTCTGCAGCCTCCCTCAACTCCCAGTCGTCCGCCTCCAACTACCAGCTATCCCAACAGACTGCAGCCCTGCAGCAGCAAGCCGCAGCTGCCGCCGCTGCAGCACTGCAACAG TCTCAAATCAACTCGGCCTTGCAGCAGtatcagcagcagcaacagcagcagcagcaacaacagcagcagcagcaacagcagcagcagcaacaacagcagcagcaacaacagcagcagcagcaacaacagcctCCTCCTCAGCAGCCGCCTCCTCAGCAGCTCTACAATGTACCCCATCAG CAACATCAACAACATACAGACTCATATGGG CAACATCAACAGCATACAGACTTATACGGG CTCCCCCAGCCCCAGCAAGCACTGCTTTCACAG AACTGGAGTGGTGAAAACAAATTCCCG CCCCCCGTGGCTCTCCCCACCAGCCTCTCTCTGTCCAACCCCCAGCAGACAGCCCAGATCACCGTGTCCTACCCCACGCCTCGCTCCAGCCACCAGCAGCAGAGCCAGCAGCAGAGCCAGCCCCAGAAACAGCGCGTCTTCACCGGCGTTGTCAACAAGCTGCATGACACATTCGGCTTTGTGGATGAGGACGTCTTCTTTCAGCTCAG TGCGGTGAAGGGGAAGACCCCCCAGGTGGGTGACAGGGTCCTAGTGGAGGCCGTGTACAACCCCAACATGCCTTTCAAATGGAACGCCCAGCGCATTCAGACCTTACCTCAGCTGGCCAACCAATCG CTTCAGCAGCAGCCCCAGTCCTTACCTCCAGTTCCCCCACAGCTGAGCAGCTTCTATGCTGACCAGGGGATGCAGCAGCGCTACTCAGACATGCACTCCGTCGGCATGGACAACAGACAAAAT AGCCAGCCTCCAGGCCCTAATATGATGAAGCCGGGTCCCAACATGCTCCAGTCTCTGCCTCCCCCCACCAATTTCAATGTACAGGCCCAgggtccccctcctcccctgctccAGGCCCAGCTCTCTGCTGCCTCCTTGGCCCCGCTCCTCCATAACCCCCCTCCGCCCCTGCTATCACAGCCACCACCCAAAG ATGTGTTCTCAGGTGGTCTGCTTCAGCCCCCAGTGAGGATGATGCCTCAGCCTGTCCGGCGTCTGGACCCCTCCCCCCGCTTCCCCAACCGTATCGACCGCCCTGAACTCATCCTCAGGACCAAAGATGAACGCAGTCGTGAAAGAGACCGTGAGCGCAGGAGGTCCAGAGAGCGCTCTCCCATACGTAAACGCTCCAGAGACCGTTCTCCGAGACGTGATCGCTCCCCTCGCCGCCCTCGCAGGGTGGTGCCTCGCTACACCGTCCAGTTCTCCAAGTTCAGCCTGGACGG TTCTAACTGTGACATGATGGAGCTGAGGAGGCGCTATCAGAGCCTGTACATCCCCAGTGACTTCTTTGATGCTGTGTTCACCTGGGTGGATGGCTTCCCCCTGCAACGGCCCTTCCAGTTCGGCAACTACTGTAACTTCCACATCATGCACAAGGAGGTAGACTCTCTGGTCAAGAACACTGCAGTGCTGGACCCTCCCGATGCCAACCACACATACAGTGCTAAG GTGATGTTGCTGGCCAATCCCAGTCTAGAAGAGCTCTACCATAAGTCCTGTGCTCTGGCTGAGGACCCTCAAGAACTCAGAGACTCCTTCCAGCACCCCGCCCGCCTCATCAAG TTCCTGGTGGGGATGCGGGGTAAGGACGAGGCCATGGCCATCGGGGGCCACTGGTCCCCCTCCCTGGATGGAGCGGAGCCTGAGAAGGACCCGGCCGTGCTCATAAAGACAGCCATACGCTGTTGTAAGGCCCTCACAGGCATAGACCTGAGTCTCTGCACTCAGTG GTATCGTTTTGCAGAGATTCGCTATCATCGCCCTGAGGAGACTCACAAGGGGCGGACAGTGCCCGCACATGTGGAGACAGTGGTTTTGTTTCTTCCGGATGTTTGGCATTGTCTTCCTACCCGCTCAGAGTGGGAAGGGCTGTCGCGGGGACTTCGGGAGCAGCTGGCTGAGAAGCTGTCCGCGGAGCGGAAGGAGGCTGACGGAGAACAG gaggaagaggagaaggatgaAGAAGATTCGAAGGAGGTGACCACCCCGACACACTGGACTAAGCTTGATCCGAAATCAATGAAG GTGAATGACCTGCGCAAAGAGCTAGAGTCACGCTCCCTGAGCTCTAAGGGGTTAAAGTCCCAGCTGATCGCACGCCTCACCAAGCAGTTGAAAGTGGAGGAGCAGGTAGAGGAGGCCAAGGAGCCTGAGAAACCAGAGAGCCAGGTCCCTGAGGAGGAGGAGCCTCAACacatggaggaagacagagag gaggaagagaggaagaagcagGAGGAGTTGGAGCGCCAGCGCAGAGAGAAGCGCTACGTCCTGCCAGACGAGCCCACTATCATAGTTCACCCCAACTGGGCGGCCAAGAACGGCAAGTTTGACTGCAGCGTCATGTCTCTGAGCGTGCTACTGGACTACAGGGTGGAGGACAACAAGGAACACTCCTTCGAG gttTCTCTGTTTGCGGAGCTGTTTAACGAGATGCTACAGAGAGACTTTGGCTACAGGATTTTCAAGGCCCTGGCCTCTGTGCCTTGCAAGGATGACAAGAAAGACAAGAAGGATAAAGCCAAGAAGGAGGCAGAAAAGAAGGAGGCAGAGAAGAAATCAGATGTGAAGAaagtgaaagaagaggagaatggagagCCGGTGACAAAGAAGGCAAAAGAGGAGGAACCGGAGAAGAAG GAGGAGggtgagaaggaggaggagaaagtgcTGAAGGAGGATTCTATAGATgcggaagagaaggaggaggaggatgagagcagCAACACTAATGCTGAGGAGTACGACCCTCTGGAGGCCGAAGATGCTGATGACGATGACGAAGATG ATAAAGACGATGAGGACTCTAACGGCAGGGACAGGAGAGATGACCGCAGCAGCAGAGATGACAGGAAGTCCAAAGAGCGGTCCTCTAAAGACAAGGAGAAGAAGCAGATGGTGACCTACAACAAGGACCTGCTTATGGCCTTTgtctactttgaccagagccactgTGGCTACCTGCTGGAGAAAGACCTGGAGGACATCATGTACACACTGGGGTTACATCTGTCTAGAGCCcag GTAAAGAAGTTGTTGAACAAGCCGGTGGTGAGAGAGTCGTGTTACTACCGTAAACTGACGGACGCAGCTAAAGATGAGTCTGCTCCTTCCTTCAGTGAACCCCTGCTAGACAACCTGCTAG gtAACCGTGCCTTGCTGCCCATGCTTGTGTCTCGTGGCCAGGCAGCGCCAGTGGAGGCTAGTGAGTCTGGAGGCGGCAGCAGTCTAATAGTGTATAATGGAGCCATGGTGGACGTGGGCAGCATCATGCAGAAACTGGACAAGAGTGAGAAGGCCAGGGAGGAGATTGAGCAGAAACTCATGGTGCAGGACTCCAAGATGG CCGAGGACACCAAGCAAATCCTCCAGCTGGTATCAGCTAACCGAGCCCTGTCTAAAGATCTGGAAGAGGTGAAGGGAACTCTGGGCCAGACGGAGAACAACTTCAGAGCTACGGTGGAAGAGAAGACTGTCTACCACGACCAGCTCAGCAGGACACTCAACAACCTGGGCAACACCATTAAGGAACTTCAGGGAGTCCTCAAAAAG GAGGTTCCTTCAGAAGCCGCAGCTGACCAAAAATCCCAAACAACTAATGGTTCAGACGAATGA